One genomic window of Struthio camelus isolate bStrCam1 chromosome 1, bStrCam1.hap1, whole genome shotgun sequence includes the following:
- the RPL3 gene encoding large ribosomal subunit protein uL3, whose amino-acid sequence MSHRKFSAPRHGSLGFLPRKRSSRHRGKVKSFPKDDPSKPVHLTAFLGYKAGMTHIVREVDRPGSKVNKKEVVEAVTIVETPPMVIVGIVGYVQTPRGLRSFKTIFAEHISDECKRRFYKNWHKSKKKAFTKYCKKWQDEEGKKQLEKDFNSMKKYCQVIRVMAHTQMRLLPLRQKKSHLMEIQVNGGSVAEKVDWAREKLEQQVPVSTVFGQDEMIDVIGVTKGKGYKGVTSRWHTKKLPRKTHRGLRKVACIGAWHPARVAFSVARAGQKGYHHRTEINKKIYKIGQGYQIKDGKLIKNNASTDYDLSDKSINPLGGFVHYGEVTNDFIMLKGCVVGTKKRVLTLRKSLLVQTKRRALEKIDLKFIDTTSKFGHGRFQTAEEKKAFMGPLKKDRIAKEETA is encoded by the exons Atg TCTCACCGCAAGTTCTCAGCTCCCAGGCATGGGTCTCTGGGCTTCCTGCCCCGCAAGCGCAGTAGTAGGCACCGGGGCAAGGTGAAGAGCTTTCCTAAGGATGACCCCAGCAAGCCTGTCCATCTCACTGCCTTCTTGGGGTACAAAGCTGGCATGACCCACATCGTCCGTGAAGTTGACAGACCTGGATCCA AGGTGAACAAGAAAGAAGTGGTAGAGGCAGTCACTATAGTGGAGACTCCTCCCATGGTCATTGTAGGCATCGTGGGCTATGTGCAGACTCCCCGTGGTCTCCGCAGCTTCAAGACCATCTTTGCTGAGCACATCAGTGATGAGTGTAAGCGTCGTTTCTACAAGAACTG GCACAAGTCCAAGAAGAAGGCCTTCACCAAATACTGCAAGAAATGGCAAGATGAGGAGGGCAAAAAGCAGTTGGAGAAAGATTTCAATAGCATGAAGAAATACTGCCAGGTTATTAGAGTCATGGCTCACACTCAG ATGCGTTTGCTCCCACTGAGACAGAAGAAGTCTCACCTGATGGAGATCCAGGTGAATGGTGGCAGTGTTGCTGAGAAAGTGGATTGGGCCCGGGAGAAGCTGGAACAGCAGGTGCCTGTATCAACTGTCTTTGGGCAGGATGAAATGATAGATGTCATTGGAGTCACCAAGGGCAAGGGATATAAAG gTGTTACCAGCCGTTGGCACACCAAAAAGCTGCCCCGCAAGACTCACAGGGGTCTGCGCAAAGtggcctgtattggtgcatggcaTCCTGCTCGTGTGgctttctctgtggctcgagCTGGTCAGAAGGGGTATCACCATCGAACTGAAATCAATAAGAAG ATCTACAAGATTGGCCAGGGTTACCAAATCAAGGATGGAAAGCTGATCAAAAACAATGCATCAACTGATTATGACTTATCTGACAAGAGCATTAACCCTCTG GGAGGCTTTGTCCATTACGGCGAGGTGACCAATGATTTTATCATGTTGAAAGGCTGTGTTGTTGGGACCAAGAAGAGAGTCCTAACCTTGCGCAAG TCCCTGCTTGTGCAGACCAAGCGTCGGGCCCTGGAGAAGATTGACTTGAAGTTCATTGACACAACCTCCAAATTTGGTCATGGCCGCttccagacagctgaagagaagaaGGCTTTCATG gGACCACTCAAGAAAGATCGTATTGCAAAAGAGGAGACAGCCTAA